In Serratia marcescens subsp. marcescens ATCC 13880, a single genomic region encodes these proteins:
- a CDS encoding nuclear transport factor 2 family protein, protein MKKALITCAIVGGLLASYPALSTDQTASQKSAGKGGYHHAQQKLKVVEDLYAGFFNRHDIGVAQRLIVENYKQHNPFVGDGIKPFLDFFSQTFKDNPQYSAKIYRSAVNGDLVYVHVKYQNNPQDRGTASVDIYRVNDQGKITEHWDVNQDVPEKSANDNTMF, encoded by the coding sequence ATGAAAAAGGCATTGATCACCTGTGCGATCGTCGGCGGCTTGCTGGCGAGTTACCCGGCGTTGTCAACGGATCAGACGGCGTCGCAAAAGTCGGCCGGCAAAGGCGGCTATCATCATGCCCAGCAAAAGCTGAAGGTGGTGGAGGATCTGTACGCGGGCTTCTTCAACCGCCACGACATCGGCGTGGCGCAGAGGCTGATTGTGGAAAACTACAAGCAGCATAACCCGTTCGTCGGCGACGGCATCAAGCCGTTCCTCGATTTCTTCAGCCAGACCTTCAAAGACAATCCGCAATACAGCGCCAAAATATACCGCAGCGCGGTCAACGGCGATCTGGTCTACGTTCACGTCAAATACCAAAATAATCCGCAGGATCGCGGCACCGCCAGCGTGGATATTTATCGGGTGAACGATCAGGGGAAAATCACCGAGCATTGGGACGTCAATCAGGATGTGCCGGAGAAATCGGCTAACGACAATACCATGTTCTGA
- a CDS encoding EndoU domain-containing protein — MTEAARVGDTIGHSHALAGMIAGTLVGGLIAAAGALAAGALFVAGLAASCIGVGVLLIGASLAVGYLTGEAATAARDGIADAGAGSLTPKGNIVTGSPNVFINGKPAALATNSQVACSDDGPSMQMAQGSDKVSINGQPASRVGDKTNCDAQVMEGSPNVFIGGGTVTTLPIKPEVPDWLYKVSDLTLLFAGLVGGVGGAAGKLGALGKLLGKLPGINKLARIACRAGTLMTATAAVGIIARPVDIVSGQKFLDGEDDLDFVLPSRLPVAWQRYWRSGNPGDSVLGRGWNLFWESSLQPYQDGLVWRAPSGDFVAFPMVPRGHKTYCEAEKCWLMHNDDGSWQLFDVGEQIFHYPPLAGEQPSRLSMITDAIGNATSLFYDDEGLLSELVDSAGQRLMCRYAQGRLREVALQTAEGERTLARYGYDEQGQLTTVSNRAGEVTRRFGWRDGLMISHQDAAGLLNEYQWQEIDGVPRVTAYRNSAGESLEFGYDFAGGRRSAVRGDGKRAEWRLDDDDNVAQYTDFDQRRYGFIYQRGELCSVLLPGGAQRQSEWDPYGRLLSETDPLGRVTRYQYSRNSGRLFAVAYPDGSSEAQHWDTLGRPTRYVDALGNATLYRYPDDEESLPASVIDALGGEVKLEWDARGQLTRYTDCSGSVTAYTYDALGQLTAQTDAEGHQTRYRWDNGGRLHTLIHPDGGEERFNWNAHGQLAEHQDALGSLTRWQYNALGLPVSITDRINRTRRYHYSPQGWLTRLENGNGGDYRFSYDEVGRVLAEERPDDTRHYYRYGAAGLLEEHREVGLPGSAGELTQREQRFRFDEAGQLVWRGNASAEWHYRFDAMGRLRELNRLPTASGAALGIEPDNVQMRYDAAGRLLGEQGVNGELQYQWDALANLQALTLPQGDRLQWLYYGSGHASAIKFNQQVVSEFTRDRLHRETGRSQGALQQQRRYDAMGRRSWQSSAFGHDKLTRPEDGVLWRAYRYTGRGELAGVSDALRGEVHYGYDAEGRLLQHREPNQGKPGARLVYDLADNLLGERSPQNDIDAHLPLAPIADNRLTHWQKLFYRYDAWGNLISRRNGLYEQHYRYDADNRLVQAHGRGPQGEFEAQYHYDALGRRSRKAVRYKGKTEQTTRFLWQGYRLLQEQRDDGSRRSWSYDPASPWSPLAALEQAGDSRSADIYWYHTDLNSAPLEVTDAAGNLCWSGQYDTFGKLQGQTVAGAAKRQGAQYQQPLRYAGQYQDDESGLHYNLFRYYEPEVGRFTTQDPIGLEGGLNLYAYVMNPLTWVDPLGLAGCQSVNAKHIFHGEINRRGRAVGFHHEGSIGHLGKARVTQVTTPPNAHGVYKGKVEIFDSTSGQWVQKGPESTFFPTSWNRQKVMSEVRGAYNNGTVMPNGKWEGISPSGVKIGGYLDSGGNINTAFPIM, encoded by the coding sequence ATGACCGAAGCGGCCCGCGTCGGCGATACCATCGGGCATTCCCATGCCCTGGCCGGCATGATTGCCGGCACCCTTGTCGGCGGCCTGATCGCCGCCGCAGGCGCACTGGCGGCGGGTGCGCTGTTCGTCGCCGGCCTGGCGGCTTCCTGTATCGGCGTCGGCGTGCTGCTTATCGGCGCCAGCCTGGCGGTGGGGTATCTCACCGGGGAGGCGGCCACCGCGGCGCGCGACGGCATTGCCGACGCCGGTGCCGGTAGCCTGACCCCCAAAGGCAATATCGTCACCGGCTCCCCCAACGTCTTCATCAACGGCAAACCCGCCGCGCTCGCCACCAACAGCCAGGTGGCCTGCAGCGACGACGGCCCGAGCATGCAGATGGCGCAGGGCTCCGACAAGGTCAGCATCAACGGCCAGCCCGCCTCGCGCGTGGGGGACAAAACCAACTGCGACGCGCAGGTGATGGAAGGTTCGCCCAACGTGTTTATCGGCGGCGGCACCGTCACCACCTTGCCGATCAAGCCCGAAGTGCCGGATTGGCTGTATAAGGTCTCCGATCTGACGCTGCTGTTCGCCGGCCTGGTGGGCGGCGTGGGCGGCGCCGCTGGCAAGCTGGGGGCGCTCGGCAAACTGCTGGGCAAGCTGCCCGGCATCAACAAACTGGCGCGCATCGCCTGCCGCGCCGGCACCCTGATGACCGCGACCGCCGCGGTCGGCATTATCGCCCGGCCGGTGGATATCGTCAGCGGCCAGAAATTCCTCGACGGCGAAGACGATCTCGATTTCGTGCTGCCATCGCGCCTGCCGGTCGCCTGGCAGCGCTATTGGCGCAGCGGCAACCCCGGCGACAGCGTACTGGGCCGCGGCTGGAACCTGTTCTGGGAGAGCAGCCTGCAGCCGTATCAGGACGGCCTGGTGTGGCGCGCGCCTTCCGGCGACTTCGTCGCTTTCCCCATGGTGCCGCGCGGCCACAAAACTTACTGCGAAGCCGAAAAATGCTGGCTGATGCACAACGACGACGGCAGTTGGCAGCTGTTTGACGTCGGCGAACAGATTTTCCACTACCCGCCGCTGGCGGGCGAGCAGCCGAGCCGGCTGAGCATGATCACCGACGCCATCGGCAACGCCACCTCGCTGTTTTACGACGACGAGGGGCTGCTGAGCGAACTGGTGGACAGCGCAGGGCAGCGCCTGATGTGCCGCTATGCGCAGGGCCGCCTGCGCGAAGTGGCGCTGCAAACCGCCGAAGGCGAACGGACGCTGGCGCGCTACGGCTACGATGAGCAGGGCCAACTGACGACGGTGAGCAACCGCGCCGGTGAGGTGACGCGCCGCTTCGGCTGGCGCGACGGCCTGATGATCAGCCACCAGGACGCCGCCGGGCTGCTGAACGAATACCAATGGCAAGAGATCGACGGCGTGCCGCGCGTGACGGCCTATCGCAACAGCGCCGGAGAATCCCTTGAGTTCGGCTATGACTTCGCCGGCGGGCGCCGCAGCGCGGTGCGCGGCGACGGCAAGCGGGCGGAGTGGCGGCTGGATGACGACGACAACGTGGCGCAGTACACCGATTTCGACCAGCGCCGCTACGGTTTTATCTACCAACGCGGCGAGCTGTGCAGCGTGCTGCTGCCCGGCGGCGCGCAGCGCCAGAGCGAATGGGACCCTTACGGCCGCCTGTTGTCGGAGACCGATCCGCTCGGCCGCGTGACGCGCTATCAATATTCGCGCAACAGCGGCCGGCTGTTCGCCGTCGCGTACCCGGACGGCAGCAGCGAGGCGCAGCATTGGGACACGTTGGGCCGCCCGACGCGTTATGTCGATGCGCTGGGCAATGCCACGCTGTACCGCTATCCGGATGACGAAGAGAGCCTGCCGGCCAGCGTGATCGACGCGCTGGGCGGGGAAGTGAAGCTGGAGTGGGACGCCCGCGGCCAGCTGACGCGCTACACCGACTGTTCCGGCAGCGTGACGGCTTATACCTACGATGCGCTGGGGCAACTGACGGCGCAGACCGATGCCGAAGGCCACCAGACGCGCTACCGGTGGGATAACGGCGGCCGCCTGCACACCCTGATCCACCCGGACGGCGGTGAAGAGCGTTTTAACTGGAATGCGCACGGCCAGCTGGCCGAACATCAGGACGCGCTGGGCAGCCTGACCCGCTGGCAGTACAACGCCCTGGGGCTGCCGGTCAGCATCACCGATCGCATCAACCGCACCCGGCGCTATCACTACAGCCCGCAGGGCTGGCTGACGCGGCTGGAGAACGGCAACGGCGGCGACTACCGCTTCAGCTACGATGAGGTGGGCCGTGTGCTGGCCGAAGAGCGCCCGGACGACACCCGCCACTATTATCGCTACGGCGCGGCCGGGCTGCTGGAGGAGCACCGCGAGGTCGGCCTGCCGGGCAGCGCGGGCGAGCTGACGCAGCGCGAACAGCGCTTCCGCTTCGACGAGGCCGGGCAGCTGGTCTGGCGCGGCAACGCCAGCGCGGAATGGCATTACCGCTTCGACGCCATGGGGCGGCTGCGCGAGCTGAACCGCCTGCCGACGGCGAGCGGCGCGGCGCTGGGCATCGAACCGGACAACGTGCAGATGCGCTATGACGCCGCTGGGCGGCTGCTCGGCGAGCAGGGCGTGAACGGCGAGCTGCAATACCAGTGGGATGCGCTGGCCAACCTGCAGGCGCTGACGCTGCCGCAGGGCGATCGCTTGCAGTGGCTGTATTACGGTTCCGGCCACGCCAGCGCCATTAAATTCAACCAGCAGGTGGTGAGCGAATTCACTCGCGATCGCCTGCACCGGGAAACCGGCCGCAGCCAGGGGGCGCTGCAGCAGCAGCGGCGTTACGACGCCATGGGCCGCCGCAGCTGGCAGAGCAGCGCCTTCGGCCACGACAAACTGACCCGGCCGGAAGACGGCGTGCTGTGGCGCGCTTATCGCTACACCGGCCGCGGCGAGCTGGCCGGAGTGAGCGACGCGCTGCGCGGCGAAGTGCACTACGGTTACGACGCCGAAGGCCGCCTGCTGCAACACCGCGAACCCAATCAGGGTAAACCGGGCGCGCGGCTGGTGTACGACCTGGCGGATAACCTGCTGGGCGAGCGCAGCCCACAGAACGACATCGACGCGCACCTGCCGCTGGCGCCGATTGCCGACAACCGCCTGACGCACTGGCAAAAACTGTTTTACCGTTACGACGCCTGGGGCAACCTGATCAGCCGGCGCAATGGCCTCTACGAACAGCACTACCGCTACGACGCCGACAACCGGCTGGTGCAGGCGCACGGTCGCGGCCCGCAGGGCGAATTCGAGGCGCAGTATCATTACGACGCGCTGGGCCGCCGCAGCCGCAAGGCGGTGCGCTACAAGGGCAAAACCGAACAGACGACCCGTTTCCTGTGGCAGGGCTACCGGTTGCTGCAGGAGCAGCGCGACGACGGCAGCCGCCGCAGCTGGAGCTACGATCCGGCCAGCCCGTGGAGCCCACTGGCGGCGCTGGAGCAGGCGGGCGACAGCCGCTCGGCTGATATTTACTGGTACCACACCGATCTGAACAGCGCGCCGCTGGAAGTGACCGACGCGGCGGGCAACCTGTGCTGGTCCGGGCAATACGACACCTTCGGCAAGCTGCAGGGCCAGACGGTGGCCGGCGCGGCGAAGCGGCAGGGCGCGCAATATCAGCAGCCGCTGCGCTACGCCGGGCAATACCAGGACGACGAAAGCGGCCTGCACTACAACCTGTTCCGCTACTACGAACCCGAGGTGGGGCGTTTCACCACGCAGGATCCGATAGGGTTGGAAGGCGGGCTGAATTTATATGCTTATGTCATGAACCCACTGACGTGGGTTGATCCTTTGGGATTAGCTGGGTGTCAGAGTGTAAACGCTAAACATATTTTTCATGGTGAGATTAACCGCCGAGGTCGTGCTGTTGGTTTCCATCATGAAGGAAGCATTGGGCATCTAGGAAAAGCTAGAGTAACTCAAGTCACGACACCACCAAACGCTCATGGCGTATATAAAGGTAAAGTGGAAATATTCGATTCTACTAGTGGGCAATGGGTACAAAAAGGGCCAGAATCTACATTTTTCCCAACATCATGGAACAGGCAGAAAGTAATGTCCGAAGTCCGTGGGGCATATAATAATGGCACGGTCATGCCAAATGGAAAATGGGAGGGTATATCTCCGAGTGGCGTGAAAATTGGTGGCTATTTGGATTCTGGTGGGAATATTAATACAGCTTTCCCAATAATGTAA
- a CDS encoding alpha/beta fold hydrolase — translation MLRFTRSALLCAALAAFAAGAAETPTFGPELQGFHYPYPLQQFSFTSQGQPLKMGYMDVPPEGAANGRTALLLHGKNFCAATWQDTIKALSKAGYRVIAPDQIGFCSSSKPAHYQYSFQQLAQNTHGLLQNLNISKAIVIGHSTGGMLATRYSLMYPQAVERLVMVNPIGLEDWKAKGVPWRSVDQWFARELNTTAEGIRNYEQHTYYGGRWKPEYDRWVDMLAGLNNGPGHRLVAWNSALIYDMIFTQPVYYEFKDLQTPTTLMIGTADTTAIGSDIAPPAVKAKIGHYAVLGKQAAKLIPHATLIEFAGLGHAPQMEEPARFHQALLKALQP, via the coding sequence ATGCTGAGATTCACCCGTAGCGCGCTGCTGTGCGCCGCGCTGGCCGCGTTCGCCGCCGGCGCCGCCGAAACGCCGACGTTCGGCCCGGAGCTGCAGGGCTTTCACTACCCCTACCCGTTGCAGCAGTTCAGCTTCACCTCGCAGGGGCAGCCGTTAAAGATGGGCTATATGGACGTGCCGCCGGAAGGCGCCGCCAACGGCCGCACCGCGCTGTTGCTGCACGGTAAAAACTTCTGCGCCGCCACCTGGCAGGACACCATCAAGGCGCTGAGCAAGGCCGGCTACCGCGTCATAGCGCCGGACCAAATCGGTTTTTGCTCCTCCAGCAAGCCGGCGCATTACCAGTACAGCTTCCAGCAGCTGGCGCAAAATACCCACGGCCTGCTGCAGAACCTGAACATCAGCAAGGCCATCGTCATCGGCCACTCCACCGGCGGCATGCTGGCCACGCGCTACAGCCTGATGTATCCGCAGGCGGTGGAACGGCTGGTGATGGTCAACCCGATCGGCCTCGAGGACTGGAAGGCGAAAGGCGTGCCGTGGCGCAGCGTCGATCAATGGTTCGCGCGCGAGCTGAACACCACCGCCGAGGGCATCCGCAATTATGAGCAGCACACCTACTACGGCGGCCGCTGGAAGCCGGAGTACGATCGCTGGGTGGATATGCTGGCCGGGTTGAACAACGGGCCGGGCCACCGCCTGGTGGCGTGGAACTCGGCGCTGATCTACGACATGATCTTCACTCAGCCGGTGTATTACGAGTTCAAGGATCTGCAGACGCCCACCACGCTGATGATCGGCACCGCCGACACCACCGCCATCGGCAGCGATATCGCCCCGCCGGCAGTCAAGGCCAAAATCGGGCATTACGCGGTGCTGGGCAAACAGGCGGCGAAACTCATCCCGCACGCCACGCTGATCGAGTTCGCCGGGCTGGGTCATGCGCCGCAAATGGAGGAACCGGCGCGCTTCCATCAGGCGTTGCTCAAGGCGCTGCAACCCTGA
- a CDS encoding MoaF-related domain-containing protein has protein sequence MKTVKRTGIALAIALTFPLALPAAMAAQPSLTNSKAATMTEKHGQFIAVGKVVQVTFGDFAFKLDFTDDKTMTFTGIGEASQGITDTVQYTAVEIRPKVYMVYWHEPQSGDNVTHIEDFERGEVYTNIAAKDGSFTHLKGQLKIVGHSGN, from the coding sequence ATGAAAACAGTGAAACGAACGGGCATCGCGCTGGCGATAGCCCTGACTTTCCCCCTGGCATTGCCTGCCGCTATGGCGGCGCAACCCTCCCTGACAAACAGTAAGGCGGCGACGATGACGGAAAAACACGGGCAGTTTATTGCGGTCGGTAAAGTGGTGCAGGTGACCTTCGGCGATTTCGCCTTCAAGCTGGATTTTACCGATGACAAGACCATGACCTTCACCGGTATCGGCGAGGCGTCGCAGGGCATCACCGATACGGTGCAGTACACCGCGGTGGAGATTCGGCCGAAGGTCTACATGGTCTATTGGCACGAACCGCAGTCCGGCGACAACGTGACGCATATCGAGGATTTTGAGCGCGGCGAGGTGTACACCAACATCGCCGCCAAGGACGGCAGCTTCACCCATCTGAAAGGGCAGCTGAAAATCGTAGGTCACTCAGGAAACTAA
- a CDS encoding helix-turn-helix domain-containing protein — protein MSNYQAFETLREHKARLHGSVLLGTGVELAAWSNCNDRVTQESADHHTLSLYVADGYECYQQVPGGWRNGGGPDRFCIMPRQYASTWDVRSDLSFVHLYCTDGHLRRLAEQTWDRSPAAINVEPRSFGEDPQITLLYRQFLLNCDWRDSANLLALSSASNLLMSHLIQRYSQLQWKLPPVRGGLAPAVARRVREYIASHLDRPLLLADLAVQAGLSEYHFARMFKHATGLAPHQFVMRARLQRAEQLLRHSQQPITEIALACGFSSASHFSNRFKAAYGFAPLQVRQGR, from the coding sequence ATGTCCAACTATCAGGCGTTTGAAACACTGCGTGAACACAAGGCGCGGCTGCACGGCAGTGTGCTGCTGGGCACCGGCGTGGAGCTGGCCGCCTGGTCCAACTGCAACGATCGCGTCACGCAGGAAAGCGCCGACCATCATACCCTGAGCCTGTACGTCGCCGACGGCTATGAGTGCTACCAGCAGGTGCCGGGCGGCTGGCGCAACGGCGGCGGGCCGGATCGGTTCTGCATCATGCCGCGCCAATACGCCTCCACCTGGGATGTGCGCAGCGATCTGTCGTTCGTGCACCTGTATTGCACCGATGGGCATCTGCGCCGGCTGGCGGAGCAAACCTGGGATCGCAGCCCGGCGGCGATCAACGTGGAGCCGCGCAGCTTCGGCGAAGATCCGCAGATCACGTTGCTGTATCGCCAGTTTTTGCTCAACTGCGACTGGCGGGACAGCGCCAATCTGCTGGCGCTCAGCAGCGCGTCGAACCTGCTGATGTCACACCTGATCCAGCGCTACAGCCAGCTGCAGTGGAAGCTGCCGCCGGTGCGCGGCGGCCTGGCCCCTGCGGTAGCCAGGCGGGTGCGTGAATATATCGCAAGCCACCTCGATCGGCCTTTGCTGCTGGCGGATCTGGCGGTGCAGGCCGGGTTGAGCGAATACCATTTCGCCCGCATGTTCAAGCACGCCACTGGCCTGGCGCCGCACCAATTTGTGATGCGCGCCCGGCTGCAGCGGGCGGAACAGCTGTTGCGGCATAGCCAACAGCCGATCACCGAGATCGCGCTGGCGTGCGGCTTCAGTTCCGCCAGCCATTTCAGCAACCGCTTCAAGGCGGCCTATGGATTTGCTCCGCTGCAGGTGCGGCAGGGGCGCTAA
- a CDS encoding DMT family transporter produces the protein MNALLYLAVVLIWGTTWIAITLQQEGPVAIPVSIAYRFAISAAVMFAVLLLTRRLRRIAPRDHLFCVLQGCCVFGFNFFCFYHAAAYISSGLESVIFSMAVLFNALNSLLFFRQRPSPNLLPAALLGLTGIVALFWQDLAATRMAPELLKGIGLSALGTYGFSLGNMISARHQRRGLDIFSTNTYAMTYGAMLMALIALAQGASFQIEFSSRYIGSLLYLAIFGSVIAFAAYFSLLGRIGAGAAAYSTLLFPLVALTISTIYEGYQWHFNAVLGLCLILLGNLVMFAKPGLKWRRADISKQNSTL, from the coding sequence ATGAATGCGCTGTTGTACCTCGCCGTGGTGCTGATTTGGGGCACCACCTGGATTGCGATCACCCTGCAACAGGAAGGCCCGGTGGCCATTCCCGTGTCGATCGCTTACCGTTTCGCCATTTCCGCCGCGGTGATGTTCGCCGTACTGTTGTTAACGCGCCGCCTGCGCCGCATCGCCCCGCGCGATCATCTGTTCTGCGTGCTGCAGGGCTGCTGCGTGTTCGGCTTCAACTTCTTCTGCTTCTACCACGCGGCGGCTTACATCAGCAGCGGGCTGGAATCGGTGATCTTCTCGATGGCGGTGCTGTTCAACGCCCTCAACAGCCTGCTGTTCTTCCGCCAGCGCCCCAGCCCCAACCTGCTGCCGGCGGCGCTGCTGGGGTTGACCGGCATCGTGGCGCTGTTCTGGCAAGATCTGGCCGCCACCCGCATGGCGCCGGAGCTGCTTAAAGGCATCGGCCTGAGCGCGCTCGGCACCTACGGCTTCTCGCTGGGCAATATGATCAGCGCGCGCCATCAGCGCCGCGGGCTGGATATCTTTTCCACTAACACCTACGCCATGACCTACGGCGCGATGCTGATGGCGCTGATCGCCCTGGCACAGGGCGCATCGTTCCAGATCGAATTCAGCAGCCGCTATATCGGCTCCCTGCTGTACCTAGCGATCTTCGGATCGGTGATCGCCTTCGCCGCTTACTTCAGCCTGCTCGGCCGCATCGGCGCCGGCGCGGCGGCCTACAGCACCCTGCTGTTCCCGCTGGTGGCACTGACCATCTCAACGATCTACGAAGGCTACCAGTGGCACTTCAACGCCGTGCTGGGCCTGTGCCTGATCCTGCTGGGCAACCTGGTGATGTTCGCCAAGCCGGGGCTGAAGTGGCGACGGGCAGATATCTCAAAACAAAACTCAACCCTTTGA
- a CDS encoding PhzF family phenazine biosynthesis protein, with protein MLRSDDVTPRAYKQVDVFTATPLLGNPVAVVLEAEGLNDAQMLALARWTNLSETTFVLKPTHPAADYKVRIFTTEKELPFAGHPTLGTAHALLEAGLAPKRPGTVMQECGVGLVAVNILPDGTLAFAAPEVEFRPMAAEETERLTAALRPAVIAASPLPVIAEMGIRWLMVRLPDAQSCLAVTPDQATIKQLQTACDVDGVVIYGACSATEPADYEMRAFMVECGVLIEDPVTGSANACLARLLQASRFPDGDRTAQGYLVRQGTQLNRDGRVSVRFIDGEPWIGGQCCTLINGTLGI; from the coding sequence ATGCTCAGAAGCGATGATGTGACACCCCGCGCCTACAAACAGGTGGACGTTTTCACCGCCACGCCGCTGCTCGGCAATCCTGTGGCGGTGGTGCTGGAAGCCGAAGGGCTGAACGACGCGCAGATGCTGGCATTGGCCCGTTGGACCAACCTTTCGGAAACCACCTTCGTGCTTAAACCGACGCACCCGGCGGCGGATTATAAGGTGCGCATCTTCACTACCGAAAAGGAGCTGCCCTTCGCCGGCCACCCGACGCTGGGCACCGCACACGCCCTGCTGGAAGCCGGATTGGCGCCTAAACGCCCCGGAACGGTGATGCAGGAATGCGGCGTCGGCCTGGTGGCGGTCAATATCCTGCCGGACGGCACCTTGGCGTTCGCCGCGCCCGAAGTTGAGTTCCGCCCCATGGCGGCCGAGGAAACCGAACGGTTGACGGCCGCTTTACGGCCTGCAGTGATTGCAGCAAGCCCTCTGCCGGTGATTGCCGAGATGGGCATTCGCTGGCTGATGGTGCGCCTGCCGGACGCGCAGTCTTGCCTGGCGGTAACGCCGGATCAGGCCACGATTAAACAGCTGCAAACCGCGTGTGATGTGGATGGCGTCGTGATCTATGGCGCCTGCTCCGCAACCGAACCGGCCGATTACGAAATGCGCGCGTTTATGGTGGAATGCGGTGTTTTGATTGAAGATCCGGTAACCGGCAGCGCCAACGCCTGCCTGGCGCGCTTGCTGCAAGCCAGCCGCTTCCCCGACGGCGACCGGACCGCGCAGGGCTACCTGGTGCGCCAGGGCACCCAACTGAATCGAGATGGCCGCGTGAGCGTGCGCTTTATTGACGGCGAACCCTGGATCGGCGGGCAGTGCTGCACCCTGATTAACGGCACATTGGGTATTTAG
- a CDS encoding glyoxalase/bleomycin resistance/dioxygenase family protein: MDQQFAGLGVLFVAGFGPITRESDESKAFYVEALGLPLKPMPGNESYLLSEQGALGGVKHFALWPLAQAAQSCFGDDRWPADLAVPQAWIEFDVADMAVATQGLVDRGYRLLVANREEPWGQSVTRLLSPEGLLVGVTYTPWLR; encoded by the coding sequence ATGGATCAACAATTTGCCGGGCTGGGCGTGTTGTTTGTCGCCGGATTCGGGCCCATCACGCGTGAGAGCGACGAGAGCAAGGCGTTTTATGTCGAGGCGCTGGGGCTGCCGCTCAAGCCGATGCCGGGCAACGAGAGCTATCTGCTGTCGGAGCAGGGCGCGCTGGGCGGCGTGAAGCATTTTGCCCTGTGGCCGCTGGCGCAAGCGGCGCAGTCCTGCTTTGGCGACGATCGCTGGCCTGCGGATCTCGCGGTGCCGCAGGCGTGGATCGAGTTTGACGTAGCCGACATGGCGGTAGCCACCCAGGGGCTGGTCGATCGCGGTTATCGGCTGTTGGTCGCCAACCGCGAAGAGCCGTGGGGGCAAAGCGTTACTCGGTTGCTCAGCCCGGAAGGACTGCTGGTTGGCGTCACCTATACACCTTGGCTGCGTTAA
- a CDS encoding DcrB-related protein: protein MSALSRCAFSEGSVALPEGYADRTVNVLLAGDDVSPSVNISRDALQPAENLEGYVTRQLDALAQGLKGWAFKSREPASLGDGLAAGEWVRASYLRDGKRIWQNQAVFALAEGRVLVFTLAMARKLTPQDDALLQQVLNSYRAA from the coding sequence ATGTCCGCTTTATCCCGCTGCGCTTTCAGCGAAGGCAGCGTCGCTTTGCCGGAAGGCTATGCCGATCGCACGGTCAACGTCCTGTTGGCCGGCGATGATGTTTCCCCCTCAGTCAATATTTCCCGCGATGCGCTGCAGCCGGCGGAGAACCTGGAAGGCTACGTCACCCGCCAGCTCGATGCGCTGGCGCAGGGGCTGAAAGGTTGGGCGTTCAAAAGCCGCGAGCCGGCGTCGCTGGGCGATGGGCTGGCCGCCGGTGAGTGGGTGCGCGCCAGCTACCTGCGCGACGGCAAACGCATCTGGCAGAACCAGGCGGTGTTTGCGCTGGCGGAGGGGCGGGTGCTGGTGTTCACCCTGGCGATGGCGCGCAAGCTGACGCCGCAAGATGACGCGCTGCTGCAGCAGGTGCTGAACAGCTACCGGGCGGCCTAA
- a CDS encoding dihydrofolate reductase family protein yields the protein MRQIIASAFVSLDGVMQAPGGQDEDRSGGFRFGGWTAPYWDDAVAETMSDLFSAPFDLLLGRRTYDIFAGYWPHITDEADPFSADIARVFNQATKYVATHHGETLAWENSQWLGRDILARLRELKRAQGPVLLVQGSSTLMQQLLANDLVDELRLLTYPVLLGGGKRLFDDNAAPAAFTLSHSVVSPGGVIVAHYRRSGEVTTGSFVTEGAAAAQP from the coding sequence ATGCGACAGATTATTGCCAGCGCGTTCGTCAGCCTCGACGGCGTGATGCAGGCGCCCGGCGGGCAGGACGAAGACCGCAGCGGCGGCTTTCGTTTCGGCGGCTGGACCGCGCCCTATTGGGATGACGCCGTCGCGGAAACGATGAGCGATCTTTTCTCCGCGCCTTTCGATCTGCTGCTCGGGCGGCGCACCTACGATATCTTCGCCGGCTACTGGCCGCATATCACCGACGAGGCCGACCCGTTTTCCGCCGACATCGCCCGCGTGTTCAATCAGGCCACCAAGTACGTCGCCACCCACCACGGCGAGACGCTGGCGTGGGAGAACAGCCAGTGGCTGGGGCGAGACATCCTCGCCCGGCTGCGCGAGCTGAAGCGCGCCCAGGGGCCGGTGCTGCTGGTGCAGGGCAGCAGCACGCTGATGCAACAGCTGCTGGCCAACGATCTGGTGGACGAACTGCGCTTGCTCACCTACCCGGTGTTGCTCGGCGGCGGCAAGCGGCTGTTCGATGACAACGCGGCGCCGGCGGCCTTCACGCTGTCCCACTCGGTGGTCTCGCCCGGCGGCGTCATTGTGGCTCATTACCGCCGTTCCGGCGAGGTAACGACCGGTTCCTTCGTGACGGAAGGCGCGGCGGCGGCCCAGCCGTAA